A part of Melittangium boletus DSM 14713 genomic DNA contains:
- a CDS encoding helix-turn-helix domain-containing protein produces MSAPPLTASNAPAFLTVEEAAELLRVNRKTLYEAIRFDQVPGVARLGRILRIHRDTLLTWSPGNSRPALGDKKP; encoded by the coding sequence ATGAGCGCGCCCCCTCTGACTGCGAGCAACGCGCCCGCCTTTCTCACCGTGGAGGAAGCCGCCGAATTGCTGCGCGTGAACCGGAAAACCCTCTACGAGGCGATCCGGTTCGATCAGGTGCCCGGGGTTGCTCGGCTCGGGCGAATCCTCCGCATCCATCGGGACACGCTGCTAACATGGAGCCCCGGTAACAGCAGGCCTGCGCTCGGAGACAAGAAGCCATGA
- a CDS encoding tyrosine-type recombinase/integrase, giving the protein MSVRLRQWKTKESKVQEAWWVDVKYQHPSGRVERIRKASPINTRRGAEEYERQIRHALLTGTFGKENSAGRVPTLGEFVPRFLTYSENNNKHSSVVTKRQILDDHLIPAFGNTSLDAIGPAEIEDFKAAMRKKPSGARARKEAPTRAALLKRKGSGGVKLLSLKSINNVLTVLHKLLALAQEQGVIQHVPRVKLFKTDKPAFDFLSFEEAERLINAAEPEWRTLILVALKIGLRLGELIGLQWADLDLQRGKLHVRRTIWRGVVGLPKGGRERTVDLPASAVEVLKAHRHLRGPYVFCQPDGQPLTAGMTKHPLLRALRMAGISRPEGIIGWHDLRHTYGSHLAMRGVALKVIQELMGHATIEMTMRYAHLSPEARESAVKELDRPIPQPRAALG; this is encoded by the coding sequence ATGAGCGTCAGACTGCGGCAGTGGAAGACCAAGGAGAGCAAGGTGCAAGAGGCGTGGTGGGTGGACGTCAAGTACCAGCACCCGAGCGGCAGGGTGGAGCGCATCCGCAAGGCTTCGCCCATCAACACCCGCCGGGGTGCCGAGGAGTACGAGCGGCAGATCCGCCATGCGCTTCTCACCGGAACCTTCGGAAAGGAGAACAGCGCAGGCCGAGTCCCCACCCTCGGGGAGTTCGTCCCGCGCTTCCTGACGTACAGCGAGAACAACAACAAGCATTCCAGCGTCGTCACCAAGCGGCAGATCCTGGATGACCATCTGATCCCCGCGTTCGGCAACACGTCCCTTGACGCCATCGGTCCAGCGGAGATCGAAGACTTCAAGGCGGCCATGCGTAAGAAGCCCTCGGGCGCGAGAGCACGGAAGGAAGCCCCCACGCGGGCGGCCCTCCTCAAGCGCAAGGGCTCCGGTGGGGTGAAGCTGCTCTCCCTCAAGTCCATCAACAACGTTCTGACGGTCCTGCACAAGTTGCTGGCACTGGCTCAAGAACAGGGCGTGATCCAACACGTCCCGCGCGTCAAGCTGTTCAAGACGGACAAGCCCGCCTTTGACTTCCTCTCCTTCGAAGAAGCCGAGCGCCTGATCAACGCTGCTGAACCTGAGTGGCGGACGTTGATCCTCGTGGCGCTCAAGATAGGGCTGCGGCTTGGGGAACTGATCGGGCTCCAGTGGGCAGACCTGGACTTGCAGCGCGGCAAGCTCCACGTGCGCCGGACCATCTGGCGCGGCGTGGTGGGGCTCCCCAAGGGTGGACGGGAAAGAACGGTGGATTTGCCCGCGTCGGCTGTGGAGGTACTCAAGGCACACCGCCACCTGCGCGGCCCTTACGTGTTCTGTCAGCCGGACGGCCAGCCGCTCACCGCTGGGATGACCAAGCACCCGCTCCTGCGGGCGCTGCGCATGGCGGGCATCAGCCGCCCAGAGGGCATCATCGGGTGGCACGACCTGCGGCACACCTACGGCAGCCACCTTGCGATGCGGGGCGTTGCCCTCAAGGTCATTCAGGAGTTGATGGGGCACGCGACCATCGAAATGACCATGAGGTACGCGCACCTATCGCCCGAGGCGCGGGAGAGCGCGGTGAAGGAGTTGGATCGGCCCATCCCCCAGCCGCGTGCCGCTCTGGGCTAG